From Streptomyces sp. TLI_053, a single genomic window includes:
- a CDS encoding AAA family ATPase, whose amino-acid sequence MTGNVTNAEGGDFHFGMVGRERELQAVVAALEHPPAVVLVEGEAGSGKTRLVHEAVRALNGTAQVKALFGHCSPLREPLPYEPIVRGLRGVTKLLPPTTLLAPEAAALSTLLPEIESLVADRALRPGQEQPHRDLVAEAVRVVLQAVGPAILVVEDLHWADEPTREALFLLASNPPADCGLVLTYREEDLGAAKPVLGSSYRLPAVGRGTEVRLRPLSEPDIIRLVTQALGTTGAAALGHTLFERSAGVPLVVEEDLITLTERQEIAGRPSDDVAARVALRESGVPRTLREAIFERMDNLSAAGLAVVEAAAVVEVAADQVLLTRVAGLSPAEGARGLVEALRAKVLCETAPGRYGFRHVLARQAVYTNTLGPVRTVLHGEAVRALEACDPPPLVQIAHHIRARGDMENWPRAAETAARQAIALGDDGAASELLHQLLDQPDTDPKMRSEAALALAEIAHKATDYRRSVEISRRLIADPRLPQLTRARVRATLATLMVNQAGDVAGYREMERAIAELTPWPRYAVLCMVGMVLDEHTQTPDQIAGWLDRADALLEGDDFPSGRAAVLSARLSVRAGLGDSTAWEATDALPRDSADPEVHRQTLITLYNVGLSGIRSGMDERAKALVEECGRLSGQGVNPSLECYARTQLLRLDWLGGHWPGIEKRFDELAFHYPGMAMIAPVRGLVCGITAAARGEWSKALEYYEALADCREGEVTCELEGAAARASVQLASSDPARARATVQPALELLRHAGAWARGSGLVPVAVRAALACGDDAEGARLVDEAVKAQQERLACAFVAPAADAEVSMARGLLLAESDPQASAAHFDDAAQVWRRVGRPYPRAQALEARAGAVAAVSPESAKDELNAVADAFVRLGATYDAARCRRAANGGTTGSAQSSARGRRGYGGQLSPREVEVAQLLAAGASNKEIAGVLFLSVRTVEHHVARALSKLGVTERTAVSDALRARSD is encoded by the coding sequence ATGACTGGCAATGTCACAAACGCAGAAGGCGGCGACTTCCACTTCGGCATGGTCGGACGTGAGCGGGAGCTGCAGGCAGTCGTCGCCGCGCTGGAACACCCGCCCGCCGTCGTCCTGGTGGAGGGCGAGGCCGGATCCGGCAAGACGCGCCTGGTCCACGAGGCTGTGCGGGCACTGAACGGCACAGCACAGGTGAAAGCACTCTTCGGCCACTGCAGTCCCCTGCGCGAGCCTCTTCCCTACGAGCCCATCGTTCGCGGCCTCCGGGGCGTGACCAAGCTGCTCCCGCCGACGACGTTGCTGGCTCCGGAGGCCGCTGCGCTGTCGACGTTGCTCCCGGAGATCGAGAGCCTCGTGGCGGACCGGGCGCTTCGGCCCGGGCAGGAACAGCCCCATCGGGACCTGGTGGCCGAGGCGGTGCGCGTCGTCCTCCAAGCAGTCGGCCCTGCGATCTTGGTCGTCGAGGACCTGCACTGGGCCGACGAACCCACGCGTGAGGCGCTGTTCCTGCTCGCGAGCAACCCGCCCGCGGACTGCGGGCTGGTCCTCACCTACCGGGAGGAGGACCTTGGTGCGGCCAAGCCGGTTCTGGGCAGTTCCTACCGCCTTCCCGCTGTCGGCCGCGGCACCGAGGTCCGACTGCGGCCCCTGAGCGAGCCCGACATCATTCGGCTGGTGACGCAGGCGCTGGGCACGACCGGCGCGGCGGCGCTGGGACACACGTTGTTCGAGCGCAGCGCCGGTGTGCCGCTGGTGGTGGAGGAAGACCTGATCACGTTGACCGAGCGGCAAGAGATAGCAGGCCGGCCGTCGGACGACGTGGCAGCGCGGGTGGCCCTGCGCGAGAGCGGGGTCCCCCGGACGCTGCGCGAGGCCATCTTCGAGCGCATGGACAATCTGAGTGCCGCCGGGCTGGCAGTGGTGGAGGCGGCAGCGGTGGTCGAAGTGGCGGCAGACCAGGTTCTTCTCACCCGGGTCGCCGGCCTGTCGCCGGCCGAGGGCGCCCGCGGGCTCGTCGAGGCACTCAGGGCGAAGGTGCTGTGCGAGACTGCGCCGGGACGATACGGGTTCCGCCACGTGCTGGCCCGCCAGGCTGTGTACACCAATACGCTCGGCCCCGTACGGACTGTCCTGCACGGCGAGGCGGTACGCGCGCTCGAGGCCTGCGATCCGCCGCCGCTCGTGCAGATCGCCCACCACATCCGGGCGAGAGGGGACATGGAAAACTGGCCCCGAGCCGCCGAAACGGCTGCCAGGCAGGCCATCGCCCTGGGCGATGACGGTGCCGCTTCCGAGCTGTTGCACCAGCTCCTGGACCAGCCGGACACGGACCCGAAGATGCGCTCGGAAGCGGCACTCGCCCTGGCCGAGATCGCTCACAAGGCCACGGACTACAGGCGCAGTGTGGAGATCTCGCGCCGCCTCATCGCCGACCCGCGTCTGCCGCAGCTGACCCGCGCCCGTGTCCGGGCCACCCTCGCCACCTTGATGGTCAACCAAGCCGGCGACGTCGCCGGCTACAGGGAGATGGAGCGGGCCATCGCCGAGCTCACACCCTGGCCGCGGTACGCGGTCCTGTGCATGGTGGGAATGGTGCTCGACGAGCACACGCAGACACCCGACCAGATCGCCGGGTGGCTGGACCGGGCCGATGCTCTGCTCGAAGGTGACGACTTCCCTTCAGGACGGGCCGCCGTCCTGTCCGCGCGACTGTCGGTGCGTGCCGGCCTGGGCGACAGCACCGCGTGGGAGGCCACTGACGCGCTCCCCCGTGACTCGGCCGACCCCGAAGTGCACCGGCAGACGTTGATCACGCTGTACAACGTCGGCCTTTCCGGGATCCGCTCCGGCATGGACGAGAGAGCCAAGGCACTCGTCGAGGAGTGCGGGCGTCTGTCCGGGCAGGGGGTTAATCCATCCCTGGAGTGCTATGCCCGGACGCAATTGCTTCGCCTGGATTGGCTCGGCGGTCACTGGCCCGGGATCGAGAAGCGCTTCGACGAGCTCGCGTTCCACTACCCGGGCATGGCGATGATCGCTCCCGTCCGAGGGCTGGTGTGCGGCATCACGGCAGCCGCCCGGGGCGAATGGAGCAAAGCTCTCGAATACTACGAGGCGCTTGCGGACTGCAGGGAGGGCGAGGTGACGTGCGAACTGGAAGGGGCTGCGGCACGAGCGTCGGTCCAGCTTGCGAGCAGTGACCCGGCCCGGGCCCGGGCTACGGTGCAGCCCGCCCTGGAACTCCTGCGGCATGCTGGGGCCTGGGCTCGCGGCAGCGGTCTGGTGCCCGTCGCTGTCAGAGCAGCTCTGGCCTGTGGCGATGACGCGGAGGGCGCTCGCCTCGTGGACGAGGCGGTCAAGGCGCAGCAGGAACGGCTCGCTTGCGCGTTCGTGGCGCCGGCTGCGGACGCCGAGGTGTCCATGGCACGCGGTCTTCTCCTGGCCGAGAGCGATCCACAGGCCTCAGCCGCCCATTTCGACGATGCCGCACAGGTGTGGCGGAGGGTCGGGCGTCCTTACCCGCGGGCACAGGCGCTGGAGGCGCGCGCCGGTGCCGTTGCTGCCGTCTCGCCGGAATCGGCGAAGGATGAGCTGAACGCGGTGGCGGACGCCTTTGTTCGGCTTGGCGCCACCTACGATGCCGCCCGCTGCCGTCGGGCCGCGAACGGCGGTACGACCGGATCAGCACAGTCTTCCGCACGCGGGCGGCGGGGGTACGGCGGCCAGCTGTCGCCGCGTGAGGTCGAGGTGGCACAGCTTCTTGCCGCTGGCGCCTCGAACAAGGAGATCGCGGGGGTTCTCTTCCTGTCGGTGAGGACCGTGGAACATCACGTTGCTCGTGCTTTGAGCAAACTCGGAGTGACTGAACGCACCGCAGTGAGTGATGCGTTGCGTGCGCGGTCTGACTGA
- a CDS encoding FadR/GntR family transcriptional regulator: MPVTDEAIEKIKAMIVSGELGPGSRLPKEADLAERLGLSRNSLREAVKALSLIRVLDVRQGDGTYVTSLEPNLLLESLGFVVDFHQDDTVLEFLEVRRILEPAASAMAARVMSDDDISGLRQVLDSLREDATLQQLIENDLEFHRRIAAGSGNSVLCSLIDGLSGPTARARIWRGLTEEGAVARTRQQHRAIVDAIAGRTPDLAHAWATIHVSGVEHWLRGTLGAAGSSLG, encoded by the coding sequence GTGCCAGTCACCGACGAGGCCATCGAGAAGATCAAAGCGATGATCGTCAGTGGTGAGCTCGGCCCCGGTTCTAGGCTTCCCAAGGAGGCTGACCTCGCCGAGCGGCTGGGGCTCTCGCGCAACTCCCTGCGCGAGGCGGTCAAGGCCCTGTCGCTCATCCGGGTCCTCGATGTTCGGCAGGGTGACGGTACCTACGTCACCAGCCTGGAGCCCAACCTGCTGCTCGAATCTCTGGGCTTCGTCGTTGACTTCCACCAGGACGACACAGTGCTGGAGTTCCTTGAGGTACGACGCATCCTGGAACCCGCGGCATCGGCGATGGCCGCGAGGGTCATGTCGGACGACGACATTTCCGGTCTGCGACAGGTGCTCGACAGTCTTCGCGAGGACGCCACACTGCAGCAACTCATCGAGAACGACCTGGAGTTCCACCGCCGGATCGCGGCCGGTTCAGGAAACTCTGTACTCTGCTCGCTGATCGACGGATTGTCCGGGCCGACCGCACGTGCACGCATCTGGCGCGGGCTGACCGAGGAGGGCGCCGTTGCGCGAACCCGGCAGCAGCACCGCGCCATCGTCGACGCGATTGCGGGCCGTACCCCGGACCTCGCGCACGCCTGGGCGACCATCCACGTGTCGGGCGTCGAGCACTGGCTGCGCGGCACCCTCGGGGCAGCAGGCTCCTCGCTCGGCTGA
- a CDS encoding amidohydrolase family protein, whose product MTHRQIIDAHHHFWDPAVRPQPWITGEALAPLARSFDAGDLAVEARAAGVTATVVVQTVCVPEETPELLLLAQGSDLVAGVVGWIDLTAPDVADRIAALREGPGGDRLVGIRHQVQEEQDPGWLLRPDVRRGLLAVAGAGLAYDLLVKAHQLPVAAIAAAELTGVAFVLDHLGKPPIATAVLAPWAADVRRLAALPNTVCKLSGMVTEAAPGAWRPEDFAPYADAVLDAFGPHRLLFGSDWPVCTLEAGYGEVVRIADCLTDGLSHAEKDAVFSRNAARVYGLQAPGSPVGAA is encoded by the coding sequence GTGACCCACCGGCAGATCATCGACGCCCACCACCACTTCTGGGACCCTGCGGTCCGTCCGCAGCCCTGGATCACCGGCGAGGCCCTCGCCCCGCTCGCCCGCTCGTTCGATGCGGGGGACCTCGCCGTCGAGGCTCGGGCGGCCGGCGTGACCGCCACTGTCGTCGTGCAGACCGTATGCGTCCCCGAGGAGACCCCGGAGCTGCTCCTCCTCGCCCAGGGCAGTGACCTCGTGGCGGGAGTGGTCGGGTGGATCGACCTGACCGCCCCCGACGTTGCCGACAGGATCGCCGCCCTGCGCGAGGGGCCGGGCGGGGACCGTCTGGTCGGCATCCGGCACCAGGTCCAGGAAGAGCAGGACCCCGGATGGCTTCTCAGGCCGGACGTCCGCCGAGGCCTGCTCGCCGTCGCTGGCGCCGGCCTCGCCTATGACCTACTAGTCAAGGCACACCAGTTACCGGTGGCGGCCATCGCCGCAGCGGAACTCACCGGAGTCGCCTTCGTCCTCGACCACCTCGGAAAGCCACCGATCGCCACGGCCGTTCTCGCTCCCTGGGCCGCTGATGTTCGACGCCTTGCGGCACTGCCTAACACCGTCTGCAAGCTCTCCGGCATGGTCACGGAAGCGGCCCCGGGAGCCTGGCGGCCTGAGGATTTCGCTCCGTATGCCGATGCCGTCCTCGACGCATTCGGCCCGCATCGTCTCCTCTTCGGTTCCGACTGGCCCGTCTGCACCTTGGAAGCCGGCTATGGGGAGGTTGTTCGGATCGCCGACTGCCTGACGGATGGACTCAGCCACGCCGAGAAGGACGCTGTGTTCAGCCGCAATGCAGCGCGGGTCTACGGCCTTCAAGCGCCGGGATCCCCGGTGGGTGCGGCCTGA
- a CDS encoding L-rhamnose mutarotase translates to MRIALHTRVREDRIEEYEAAHRAVPTELAAAIRAAGVSSWTIWRSGCELFHLLDCEDYGRLLAELEHLPVNMAWQARMADLLDVAHDYSSDGAETVLPVVWQL, encoded by the coding sequence ATGAGGATCGCCCTGCACACGCGCGTGCGCGAGGACCGGATCGAGGAGTACGAGGCCGCCCACCGCGCCGTCCCGACCGAACTCGCCGCCGCCATCCGGGCGGCGGGCGTCTCGTCCTGGACGATCTGGCGCAGCGGCTGCGAGCTGTTCCACCTGCTCGACTGCGAGGACTACGGCAGACTGCTCGCCGAGCTCGAACACCTCCCGGTCAACATGGCTTGGCAGGCCAGGATGGCCGACCTGCTCGATGTCGCCCATGACTACTCCTCGGACGGCGCCGAGACCGTGCTGCCGGTGGTGTGGCAGCTGTGA
- a CDS encoding aldo/keto reductase, producing MSLAQNRLGHSPVQVTSLAFGAAGIGNLFTPVTDAEAEQAITAAWDRGIRYFDTAPHYGLGLSERRLGTVLRGLPRDEYVLSTKVGRILEPAPTAGGDDLANGFAVPATHRRRWDFNAEGVRRSIEESLNRLGLDRIDIAYLHDPDNHAEQALDQAYPELERLRTEGVLGAIGVGMNQAELPARFVRDTDIDVVLLAGRYSLLDQHGLAELLPLAEQRGVGVVIGGVFNSGLLADPRPGATFDYTAAPAELVSRALDLEGVCEKYDVPLRAAALCFPFGHPAVASVLVGTRSAAQVDDAAAMLRHRIPGALWAELKEHGLLAADVPIPLEAG from the coding sequence GTGAGCCTCGCTCAGAACCGGCTCGGGCACAGCCCGGTCCAGGTCACCTCCCTCGCCTTCGGCGCGGCCGGCATCGGCAACCTGTTCACCCCGGTCACCGACGCCGAGGCCGAGCAGGCGATCACCGCCGCCTGGGACCGCGGGATCCGGTACTTCGACACCGCCCCGCACTACGGCCTGGGCCTGTCCGAGCGCCGACTCGGCACCGTGCTGCGCGGCCTGCCCCGGGACGAGTACGTGCTGTCCACCAAGGTCGGCCGGATCCTCGAACCCGCCCCGACCGCCGGCGGCGACGACCTCGCCAACGGCTTCGCCGTCCCCGCCACCCACCGCCGCCGCTGGGACTTCAACGCCGAAGGGGTACGCCGCTCCATCGAGGAGAGCCTGAACCGGCTCGGCCTGGACCGCATCGACATCGCCTACCTGCACGACCCCGACAACCACGCCGAGCAGGCCCTCGACCAGGCATACCCCGAGCTGGAGCGCCTGCGTACCGAAGGCGTGCTCGGCGCGATCGGTGTGGGGATGAACCAGGCCGAGCTGCCCGCCCGATTCGTCCGCGACACCGACATCGATGTCGTCCTGCTGGCCGGCCGCTACAGCCTGCTCGACCAGCACGGCCTGGCCGAGTTGCTACCGCTGGCCGAGCAGCGCGGCGTCGGGGTGGTGATCGGCGGCGTCTTCAACTCCGGACTGCTCGCCGACCCCCGCCCCGGCGCCACCTTCGACTACACCGCCGCTCCCGCCGAACTGGTGTCGCGGGCCCTCGACCTCGAGGGCGTGTGCGAGAAGTACGACGTACCGCTCCGGGCTGCGGCGCTATGCTTCCCCTTCGGGCACCCGGCCGTTGCCAGTGTCCTGGTGGGCACCCGCAGCGCCGCCCAGGTGGATGACGCGGCCGCAATGCTGCGCCACCGCATCCCCGGCGCGCTGTGGGCCGAGTTGAAGGAGCACGGACTGCTCGCCGCAGACGTGCCGATCCCCTTGGAGGCGGGCTAA
- a CDS encoding SDR family oxidoreductase — MTIELQGHTALVTGGASGIGLATARMLSERGADVAVLDLDPRAVSTPLHRFTTDVRDDASVRSAVEGAAEALGGIDILVNCAGIGATGSVEDNDDAQWQRILDVNVLGIVRTTRAALPYLRRSAAASVVNIGSIVVTTGLPQRALYAASKGAVYSLTLSMAADHVREGIRFNCVSPGTVDTPWVGRLLDAAQDPAAERAALNSRQPHGRLVTAEEVAAAVAYLASPAAGSTTGTALAVDGGMANLRLRPEPKP, encoded by the coding sequence ATGACGATCGAGCTCCAGGGCCACACCGCCCTGGTCACCGGCGGCGCCTCCGGCATCGGCCTGGCCACGGCCCGAATGCTCAGCGAACGCGGCGCGGACGTCGCCGTGCTGGACCTCGACCCCCGCGCCGTCTCCACCCCGCTGCACAGGTTCACCACCGACGTCCGCGACGACGCGTCGGTCCGCTCGGCCGTCGAAGGGGCGGCCGAGGCGCTCGGCGGCATCGACATCCTGGTCAACTGCGCCGGCATCGGCGCGACCGGTTCGGTCGAGGACAACGACGACGCGCAGTGGCAGCGCATCCTGGACGTCAACGTGCTCGGCATCGTCCGCACCACCCGCGCGGCCCTGCCGTACCTGCGCCGGTCCGCCGCCGCCTCGGTGGTCAACATCGGCTCCATCGTCGTCACCACCGGCCTGCCGCAACGCGCGCTGTACGCGGCCAGCAAGGGCGCCGTGTACTCGCTGACGCTGTCGATGGCCGCCGACCACGTCCGCGAGGGCATCCGCTTCAACTGCGTCAGCCCCGGCACCGTCGACACCCCGTGGGTCGGCCGGCTGCTCGACGCCGCCCAAGACCCGGCCGCCGAGCGGGCGGCACTCAACAGCCGCCAGCCGCACGGGCGCCTGGTGACCGCGGAGGAAGTGGCCGCCGCCGTCGCCTACCTGGCCTCACCGGCGGCCGGCAGCACCACCGGCACCGCCCTCGCAGTCGACGGCGGCATGGCAAACCTGCGCCTGCGGCCGGAGCCGAAGCCGTGA